One segment of Anastrepha obliqua isolate idAnaObli1 chromosome 3, idAnaObli1_1.0, whole genome shotgun sequence DNA contains the following:
- the LOC129242836 gene encoding uncharacterized protein LOC129242836 translates to MKLLVIFAAALLCVQAVQLPYLIYSVPDSSSLDSSEETNNPLPSTTSQRPPGLPGINVINRPGSSESNEDEYRILLPTNGERLASLPGIGVINQPVFQAVKVKVPRYGNALIRQHLLAQALAARGINPQYLAPQPLTRRPTNVEQNQVLLIRAQRQAPVTPAVDEGISEATTVAGDVVTDVPAAAPVVSTVPVDSKST, encoded by the exons ATGAAGTTGCTGGTGATATTTGCTGCTG CACTGCTATGTGTACAAGCCGTTCAATTGCCATACCTAATCTATAGTGTGCCCGACTCCAGTTCATTGGATTCCAGTGAGGAGACAAACAACCCACTTCCTTCTACCACTAGTCAACGTCCGCCAGGCCTGCCGGGTATTAATGTGATTAACCGGCCTGGTTCGTCTGAGTCCAATGAGGATGAATACCGTATACTTTTACCTACTAATGGCGAACGCTTAGCAAGTCTACCGGGTATTGGTGTGATCAATCAGCCTGTTTTTCAGGCGGTCAAAGTGAAGGTGCCACGCTATGGAAACGCATTGATCAGACAACATCTTTTAGCTCAAGCTTTAGCTGCACGTGGCATAAACCCGCAATATCTTGCGCCGCAACCTTTAACAAGACGTCCAACTAACGTGGAACAGAATCAAGTTTTGCTGATACGCGCACAGCGTCAAGCGCCAGTTACACCGGCTGTGGATGAAGGGATATCAGAAGCTACTACGGTAGCTGGTGATGTGGTAACGGACGTGCCAGCGGCTGCACCCGTCGTGTCCACAGTTCCTGTTGACTcgaaatcaacttaa